The proteins below come from a single Pseudarthrobacter sp. SSS035 genomic window:
- a CDS encoding helix-turn-helix transcriptional regulator — translation MDRKEEIREFLISRRAKVSPEQAGIPSYGELRRVPGLRREEVAQLAGVSTDYYTRLERGSIRGVSDSVLEAVASALQLDEAERAHLMDLARTANAPSGRMPRRPAQQRVRPGVLRLLDGMTGVAAMVQNGRGDVLAGNMLGRALYSEVFNSAVSYGRDVPGRLPNQARYIFLDPRAADFYADWNAIAAIMVAMLRLESGRNPHDRALNELVGELTTRSGLFAALWAGHDVRIHTTGTKRFHHPVAGDLSLQYETLDLPGDEGQVVFTFTAEPGSASATALAFLASWAASPPEETTQTATAGDPAGGSTAPARSHAQPGRTTGKTEPSHD, via the coding sequence GTGGACAGAAAAGAAGAGATCCGTGAGTTCCTGATCTCGCGTCGAGCGAAGGTCAGCCCGGAGCAGGCCGGGATCCCCAGCTACGGGGAACTGCGACGTGTGCCGGGCCTGCGCCGGGAGGAAGTGGCGCAGCTCGCCGGGGTGAGCACGGACTACTACACGCGGCTGGAACGCGGCAGCATCCGCGGCGTTTCGGACTCGGTGCTCGAGGCTGTGGCCTCGGCTCTTCAGCTGGACGAGGCAGAGCGGGCACACCTGATGGACCTGGCGCGGACGGCCAACGCACCGTCGGGTCGGATGCCCCGCCGTCCGGCGCAGCAACGGGTCCGTCCCGGAGTGCTGCGTCTGCTGGACGGGATGACCGGAGTGGCCGCCATGGTGCAGAACGGCCGCGGTGACGTGCTCGCCGGCAACATGCTGGGACGGGCCCTGTACTCCGAGGTATTTAACTCAGCTGTGTCGTACGGTCGGGACGTTCCGGGCCGGCTGCCGAACCAGGCCCGCTACATCTTCCTCGATCCGCGCGCAGCCGACTTCTACGCGGATTGGAACGCGATCGCGGCCATCATGGTCGCGATGCTGCGCCTGGAATCCGGCCGGAATCCCCACGACCGTGCCCTGAACGAGCTGGTCGGCGAGCTCACCACGCGCAGCGGACTGTTCGCCGCGCTCTGGGCCGGGCACGACGTGCGGATCCACACCACGGGAACCAAGCGCTTCCACCACCCGGTGGCCGGCGACCTGTCCCTGCAGTACGAAACGCTGGACCTCCCCGGCGACGAAGGACAGGTCGTGTTCACCTTCACCGCCGAGCCGGGCTCCGCTTCCGCAACCGCGCTGGCATTCCTCGCCAGCTGGGCCGCATCGCCACCCGAAGAAACCACCCAAACAGCCACCGCCGGCGATCCTGCCGGCGGATCCACCGCCCCCGCGCGCTCCCACGCGCAGCCAGGGCGCACCACAGGAAAGACAGAACCCTCCCATGACTGA
- a CDS encoding SDR family NAD(P)-dependent oxidoreductase: MTSKLTGTTALVTGASSGIGAATARQLAALGASVALVARRRERLEALAAEIEQAGGTALVIEADITHRGQAQAAVDQTVERFGQLDILVNNAGLMLLGPVVGADPEDWDRMIAVNVQGLLHTTHAALPHLLKAAEDSPRRVADIVNISSIAGRVAWNGYGVYNLTKFGVNGFTESLRQEVTQRHVRVGVLEPGGVDTELGSHNNAEVRGEMIDPFYEQTEVLAPEDIADGVAYMVTRPRHASIGELWIMPTDQA, encoded by the coding sequence ATGACATCGAAACTGACCGGAACCACCGCACTCGTCACCGGCGCCAGCAGCGGCATCGGAGCCGCCACCGCACGGCAGCTCGCCGCACTCGGCGCCTCCGTGGCACTCGTCGCCCGGCGCCGTGAGCGGCTGGAAGCCCTCGCCGCCGAAATCGAACAAGCCGGCGGCACAGCCCTGGTCATCGAAGCAGACATCACCCACCGCGGCCAGGCCCAGGCCGCCGTCGACCAGACCGTGGAGCGCTTCGGGCAACTGGACATCCTGGTCAACAACGCCGGCCTGATGCTCCTCGGACCGGTAGTCGGCGCCGACCCCGAGGACTGGGACCGCATGATCGCCGTCAACGTCCAGGGCCTGCTCCACACCACCCACGCCGCCCTGCCGCACCTGCTCAAAGCCGCCGAGGACAGTCCCCGCCGGGTCGCGGACATCGTCAACATCAGCTCGATCGCCGGCCGCGTCGCCTGGAACGGGTACGGCGTCTACAACCTCACCAAATTCGGCGTCAACGGCTTCACCGAGTCCCTCCGCCAGGAAGTCACCCAGCGCCACGTACGCGTCGGCGTCCTGGAACCCGGCGGCGTCGATACCGAGCTGGGCTCCCACAACAACGCCGAGGTCCGCGGCGAAATGATCGACCCCTTCTACGAGCAGACAGAGGTCCTCGCTCCGGAGGACATCGCCGACGGCGTTGCCTACATGGTCACCCGGCCCCGGCACGCCTCCATCGGAGAGCTCTGGATCATGCCCACCGACCAAGCCTGA
- a CDS encoding SIR2 family protein, producing MADEYIKYVPRPLLDDLVQGRWLPLIGAGFSRNASVYTGEPPLMWHELGEALARDVPGLDSGNNTLDSISAYEQSFGRVALVDKIARLIRAHDAVTGETHKAIADLGFETVITTNFDFLLERAYQEGGRPCHPVVDELQLSGPNRYAGPRLIKMHGDVHHPNRLVLTEDDYDNFLIRYPLLATSVTALLVDRTAILIGYSLDDPDTRQLLAVIRSRLGPLTRPLWSIQIGAPSHVVSRYERRGVKVVNLPTKRGLSYGEQLAAFLRELGEYWRDHVLETGKSSYDRTSADLLLPAPSSRMCFFAVPAAVVAWYREYIFPVVEAEGLVPVVSKDVSTPPGTHLAKNDALLSRARLVVVEPDSPEFHTSLLYDSGAAGTRSTLVVTPSNRPMIAGFDGRVLIRPARPDADPEQFIANFTEVIRQITRNSARSTESDAIRLMRLKEPRAALITAIALLETTLSKTYDTNKREEKLPGNLRSLLRQASVDGKITPDETATLSAAQQARNEAVHTNQEVNASRVKEYVDTIIRVVNRLELNL from the coding sequence TTGGCCGACGAATACATCAAGTACGTTCCTAGGCCGCTCCTTGATGATCTGGTGCAAGGACGATGGCTTCCTCTTATCGGTGCTGGTTTTTCACGGAATGCGTCCGTCTACACCGGTGAGCCTCCGCTGATGTGGCATGAGTTAGGGGAGGCTCTTGCCCGGGATGTACCTGGCCTCGATTCAGGAAACAATACTCTTGACTCCATCTCCGCCTATGAGCAGAGCTTCGGCCGGGTAGCCTTGGTCGACAAAATAGCTCGACTCATACGTGCCCACGACGCAGTCACTGGCGAAACTCATAAAGCAATTGCCGATCTCGGTTTTGAAACTGTCATTACGACGAATTTTGACTTTCTATTGGAGCGCGCCTACCAAGAAGGCGGCCGGCCATGTCATCCCGTAGTAGACGAGTTACAGCTTTCCGGCCCTAACCGCTATGCAGGTCCTCGGCTGATTAAGATGCACGGTGATGTCCACCATCCAAATCGCCTCGTACTAACAGAGGATGACTATGACAATTTCTTGATCCGCTACCCTTTGCTGGCAACCAGCGTGACGGCACTTTTGGTTGACCGAACCGCAATCCTCATCGGCTATAGTCTCGACGATCCAGACACTCGTCAACTTTTGGCGGTCATTCGAAGCCGCCTCGGGCCTCTTACGCGCCCGCTGTGGTCCATTCAAATTGGCGCCCCATCACACGTTGTATCCCGGTACGAGCGACGCGGCGTCAAAGTTGTAAATCTTCCGACGAAAAGGGGCCTGTCGTACGGTGAACAGTTAGCTGCTTTCCTGCGCGAGCTTGGAGAATACTGGCGCGATCACGTTCTCGAAACCGGAAAGAGTTCATACGACCGCACGAGTGCAGATCTGCTCCTGCCTGCGCCTAGTAGCAGGATGTGTTTTTTCGCGGTGCCTGCAGCGGTGGTCGCCTGGTATCGGGAGTACATATTTCCGGTGGTTGAAGCAGAAGGCCTTGTCCCAGTGGTTTCCAAAGATGTATCTACGCCTCCCGGCACGCATCTGGCTAAGAATGACGCGCTTTTGAGTAGAGCGCGATTGGTCGTAGTTGAGCCCGACAGCCCAGAATTCCACACCAGTCTTCTTTATGACTCCGGAGCAGCTGGGACTAGGAGCACGCTCGTCGTGACTCCCTCAAACCGACCCATGATTGCTGGATTTGATGGGCGGGTTCTTATCCGACCCGCCCGACCCGATGCCGATCCAGAGCAGTTCATTGCCAATTTCACCGAAGTCATCCGTCAAATCACACGGAACAGCGCAAGGAGCACGGAAAGCGATGCGATCAGGCTCATGCGGCTGAAGGAGCCCCGGGCTGCGCTAATCACGGCGATAGCACTGCTCGAAACGACGCTATCGAAAACATACGACACGAACAAACGGGAGGAAAAACTACCGGGAAATCTGCGGTCATTACTTCGCCAGGCTTCTGTCGATGGCAAGATTACGCCCGATGAGACTGCTACTTTATCAGCCGCGCAACAGGCACGAAACGAAGCAGTTCACACCAATCAAGAAGTGAATGCCTCGCGCGTTAAGGAGTACGTTGACACGATAATCCGAGTGGTGAACCGACTGGAGTTGAATTTGTAG
- the istA gene encoding IS21 family transposase, producing MVRKIKAKLVLQFRNQGLSGRAISSAQGMSRHSVQAVIEAADRAGLGWDDVADLSDGEVYLALFPGRGVRESVFMQPDWGQVHRELARVGVTLKLLHQEYVDASGRAGQASMSYDRFCRLYGDHAMVTGASSRVGHKAGRSIEVDWSGPTMQLVDPATGEVSKVYLFVACLPFSRYAFVEACLDMRQDSWLRAHAEMFAFFGGTVPRLVPDNLKTGVISHPREGEVVLNDAYREMAAHYSAAVLPGRVRHPKDKASVENTVSHVATWVIAGLRKEVFTSLAQLRRRIREQIDAYNRQPFQKREGSRLSVFTAEEKPVLQPLPAVAFEISTWTYGRKVGRNGHVVWAKNFYSVPFAHIGSNVDLRVTETMLEIYRSDERLTSHLLLPATTANQHQTNEADLPEGRSWQAWDRARIDEWALRMGPATVTVISKIFESVRVEEAGYDPALAVLRLSRRFSPARVEAASQLALRGSIRSPRYAHLRPILDTGQDKTGIVPDEPEGDDGGYVRGGAYYAGGAR from the coding sequence ATGGTACGGAAGATCAAGGCGAAACTGGTTTTGCAGTTTCGCAATCAAGGCCTATCGGGCAGGGCTATCTCGTCTGCTCAGGGCATGTCTCGGCACAGCGTTCAGGCGGTGATCGAGGCTGCTGATCGGGCAGGGCTCGGCTGGGATGACGTTGCTGATTTGTCTGATGGTGAGGTTTATCTGGCGCTATTTCCCGGCCGCGGGGTGCGCGAGAGCGTGTTTATGCAGCCGGATTGGGGCCAGGTGCACCGGGAGCTGGCCAGGGTTGGGGTGACGTTGAAGCTGCTGCACCAGGAGTACGTCGACGCATCCGGTCGGGCGGGGCAAGCGTCGATGAGTTATGACCGGTTCTGCAGGCTTTATGGCGATCACGCGATGGTCACTGGCGCCTCGTCCCGGGTCGGCCACAAGGCTGGCCGCAGCATCGAGGTCGACTGGTCTGGGCCGACGATGCAGCTGGTCGATCCGGCAACGGGAGAGGTCTCGAAGGTGTATTTGTTCGTCGCGTGTCTGCCGTTCAGCAGGTATGCGTTCGTGGAGGCGTGCCTGGATATGCGGCAGGATTCGTGGCTGCGCGCGCATGCGGAGATGTTCGCGTTCTTCGGCGGCACGGTCCCGCGGCTCGTGCCCGACAATCTCAAGACCGGGGTGATCTCTCATCCGCGCGAGGGCGAGGTCGTGCTCAATGACGCGTATCGGGAGATGGCGGCGCATTATTCAGCGGCGGTACTACCGGGCCGAGTGAGGCACCCGAAGGACAAGGCGAGCGTGGAAAACACTGTCTCGCACGTCGCCACCTGGGTGATTGCCGGGTTGAGGAAAGAGGTGTTCACGAGCCTGGCGCAGTTGCGGAGACGGATTCGGGAGCAGATCGATGCCTATAACAGGCAGCCGTTCCAGAAGCGGGAGGGCTCCCGGCTGAGCGTGTTCACCGCCGAGGAGAAGCCGGTGTTGCAACCGCTGCCGGCGGTGGCGTTCGAGATCAGCACCTGGACCTATGGGCGCAAAGTTGGGCGCAACGGCCACGTGGTCTGGGCGAAGAACTTTTACTCCGTGCCGTTCGCGCACATCGGCTCGAATGTTGATCTTCGTGTCACGGAGACCATGCTGGAGATCTATCGCAGCGATGAGCGCCTCACCAGCCACCTGCTGCTGCCAGCGACGACGGCGAACCAGCATCAGACGAACGAGGCGGACCTTCCGGAGGGTCGCAGCTGGCAGGCGTGGGACCGGGCCCGGATCGATGAATGGGCGTTGCGGATGGGCCCGGCAACCGTGACGGTGATCAGCAAGATCTTCGAGTCCGTGCGGGTCGAGGAGGCCGGCTACGACCCCGCGCTGGCGGTGCTGCGCCTGTCCCGCCGGTTCTCCCCGGCCCGGGTGGAAGCGGCCAGCCAGCTCGCGCTGCGGGGGTCGATACGATCGCCCCGCTACGCCCACCTGCGGCCGATCCTGGATACCGGGCAGGACAAAACCGGGATCGTCCCTGATGAGCCGGAGGGAGACGATGGCGGATACGTGCGGGGCGGCGCCTACTACGCCGGAGGGGCTCGATGA
- a CDS encoding ATP-binding protein, whose amino-acid sequence MSRLDAETKRKLREMNAGELLEAIDTQDERLSISLPFEDRVRLVVDDAYSSFTHSKVAGLIRRAGLRYPNADLRRIDLLDERGLDRQLLTQLGTCSFVGRQQNVVLQGFTGSGKSYLGCAVAKRACEHRIRAHYVRMPDLEEEWVAAQDRPGGSGKFLRKYAAFTLLVIDEWLLDRPTEPMRGMLLELMERRYGETSTVFCTQYLQKDWHQRLGSGVHADAIMDRIIHNTIWVETGNYNMREHAALVSA is encoded by the coding sequence ATGAGCCGCCTGGATGCGGAGACCAAACGCAAGCTGCGCGAGATGAACGCGGGCGAGTTGCTGGAGGCCATCGATACCCAAGACGAGAGGCTGAGTATCAGCTTGCCGTTCGAGGATCGTGTCCGGCTGGTCGTCGATGACGCCTATTCGTCGTTTACGCATTCCAAGGTGGCCGGCTTGATCCGGCGGGCAGGACTGCGTTATCCGAACGCGGATTTGCGTCGCATCGATCTTCTCGACGAGCGCGGTCTTGACCGGCAGCTGCTGACCCAGCTGGGCACCTGCTCGTTCGTGGGCAGGCAGCAGAACGTCGTCTTGCAGGGGTTCACTGGGTCGGGGAAGTCGTATCTGGGATGCGCGGTCGCCAAACGCGCCTGCGAGCACCGAATCCGCGCACATTACGTCCGTATGCCAGACCTCGAGGAAGAATGGGTCGCCGCGCAAGACAGGCCCGGCGGTTCCGGTAAATTCCTGCGAAAGTATGCGGCATTCACGCTGCTGGTCATCGACGAGTGGCTCCTGGATCGACCCACGGAACCGATGCGAGGCATGCTGCTGGAACTGATGGAGCGCCGCTACGGCGAGACCTCAACAGTGTTCTGCACTCAGTATTTGCAGAAGGACTGGCACCAGCGGCTCGGCTCCGGCGTCCATGCGGACGCGATCATGGACCGGATCATCCACAACACGATCTGGGTCGAGACCGGCAACTACAACATGCGCGAACACGCAGCACTCGTGAGCGCCTAA
- a CDS encoding TetR/AcrR family transcriptional regulator, giving the protein MRVPAEERKEQLIAATVELMRREGVQSVTIRAIAKEANAPLATAHYCFSGKDELMDAAAEAWLKNLSSFSGDVPVHLGLRKAVEQVAEGYWRALEEEPASLLAEIELILWATRNAPVSPLAAKIYPAYEKELGSIFSSAANHSGEKCLIGFPTLVRSFLMIYDGAAIQYMTDPKATDHRSMFFMLVDALLIKAGA; this is encoded by the coding sequence ATGCGGGTACCCGCAGAGGAACGGAAAGAACAGCTAATTGCAGCGACGGTTGAACTGATGCGTCGTGAGGGCGTTCAGTCGGTGACCATCCGGGCTATAGCCAAGGAGGCTAATGCCCCCTTGGCCACGGCACATTATTGCTTCAGCGGCAAAGACGAACTCATGGATGCGGCTGCCGAGGCGTGGCTGAAGAACCTCAGCAGTTTTTCCGGCGATGTCCCGGTCCACTTGGGACTTCGTAAGGCTGTGGAACAAGTAGCGGAAGGCTACTGGCGTGCACTAGAAGAAGAGCCAGCCAGCCTCCTCGCTGAGATCGAACTCATTCTGTGGGCAACACGCAACGCCCCCGTCAGCCCGCTGGCCGCAAAAATTTATCCCGCTTACGAGAAAGAGTTAGGAAGCATATTCTCGTCCGCTGCCAACCACAGCGGTGAAAAGTGCCTGATCGGCTTTCCTACGCTTGTGCGATCTTTCCTCATGATTTACGACGGAGCGGCCATTCAATACATGACCGACCCGAAGGCTACCGATCACCGATCTATGTTCTTCATGTTGGTGGATGCCCTTCTGATCAAAGCCGGCGCCTAA
- a CDS encoding SDR family oxidoreductase, which produces MTEQNTTDQADNTTGKKVWFITGAGRGMGTDIAKAALAAGHAVVATGRNPEKVTQAVGDSEDLLAVKLDVTDAADAAAAIQAAVDRFGRIDVLVNNAGNFYAGFFEEITPEDFRAQIETTMFGPMNVTRAALPVLRAQRSGLVVTISSTAGLAGGEFLSAYAASKFGVEGWAESLAPEVAPFGIRSMIVEPGFFRTELLTPESTSYAESTIGDYAERTAQTVAGWKSMNGLQGGDPAKLADALIQLAELDEPPLRFAAGADAVGTFETRAKALQEQADAHRELSSNLAHSDA; this is translated from the coding sequence ATGACTGAACAAAACACCACTGATCAGGCCGACAACACCACGGGCAAGAAGGTCTGGTTCATCACCGGCGCCGGCCGCGGCATGGGCACTGACATCGCGAAGGCAGCCCTCGCCGCCGGCCACGCCGTGGTCGCGACCGGCCGCAACCCCGAAAAGGTCACCCAGGCCGTCGGCGACAGCGAGGACCTCCTCGCGGTCAAGCTCGACGTCACCGATGCCGCCGACGCGGCCGCCGCCATCCAGGCAGCCGTGGACCGGTTCGGCCGGATCGACGTCCTGGTGAACAACGCCGGCAACTTCTACGCCGGGTTCTTCGAGGAAATCACCCCGGAGGACTTCCGGGCACAGATCGAAACCACCATGTTCGGACCCATGAACGTCACCCGCGCGGCCCTGCCGGTCCTGCGCGCCCAGCGCTCCGGCCTGGTGGTCACCATCTCCTCCACCGCCGGGCTGGCAGGCGGGGAGTTCCTGTCCGCCTACGCCGCGTCGAAGTTCGGCGTCGAGGGCTGGGCCGAGTCACTGGCTCCCGAGGTCGCCCCGTTCGGCATCCGCTCCATGATCGTAGAGCCGGGGTTCTTCCGCACCGAGCTGCTCACCCCGGAATCCACCAGCTACGCCGAATCCACCATCGGGGACTACGCCGAACGCACCGCGCAGACCGTCGCCGGTTGGAAGAGCATGAACGGCTTGCAGGGCGGGGACCCGGCCAAGCTCGCCGACGCGCTGATCCAGCTGGCCGAGCTGGACGAGCCGCCGCTGCGGTTCGCCGCCGGAGCCGACGCCGTGGGCACGTTCGAGACCCGGGCCAAAGCACTTCAGGAACAGGCCGACGCCCACCGCGAACTCTCCAGCAACCTCGCCCACAGCGACGCCTGA
- a CDS encoding AAA family ATPase — protein MTMRLPSRYEDLDPAFRGRLEPNPHLIDLVQRGLKSMQMSGGIKFLPIYGPSGSGKSSAARELQTHLPDIKVIELSRAAISSESSLVAEINAAKGRRKQPNLIVAVIDQYEENVATRSDVPTQFVERLSLLDRGDLRREPVLFIWLTTSQEFQSELAEATSRNTRILLSGDFRLDGPPRAEWSRLVEETFEFHNADQPLADFEVLRTDIDEVADKAETIGQCIEGVADLLMSSVSGLQDLSKYQVIMLWPVTDGRRIALINGFSNPRDGYKLDWGAFYRELNDLDRRTLPLSQLNRARLYFDVRLIPIAAADLHKLCHDLTSDSAKLHKSYLDRFSKSHFASIVSEAWDPTAYSTMRERETSNRANEARDWYSTVTTSPTAIGKRIARVFQELGYEAKHEKDVVSKHSTVRADVFLERPNSQQNSVIVELKAFAPSNTMPSTIKDAIKTTLKRHAQFGGFLGRQ, from the coding sequence ATGACTATGCGACTGCCGTCCAGATACGAAGACCTGGACCCTGCTTTCCGAGGACGGCTTGAACCGAATCCGCATCTCATTGACTTAGTACAAAGAGGTCTCAAGAGCATGCAGATGTCTGGTGGAATCAAGTTCCTCCCGATATATGGCCCCAGCGGATCGGGCAAGAGTTCTGCGGCCCGCGAACTCCAAACCCATCTTCCGGACATCAAGGTAATCGAACTTTCCCGCGCGGCGATTTCGTCGGAATCATCGTTGGTTGCAGAAATTAATGCAGCCAAGGGGCGACGGAAACAACCCAATCTCATTGTTGCTGTTATCGATCAGTACGAGGAGAACGTCGCAACGCGCTCGGACGTGCCGACACAATTTGTGGAGCGGCTCAGCCTCTTGGACCGCGGCGACCTGCGCCGGGAGCCGGTCCTTTTCATCTGGCTAACGACCAGCCAAGAGTTCCAGTCCGAACTGGCTGAAGCAACGAGCCGGAATACCAGGATCCTGCTTAGTGGGGACTTCAGGCTCGATGGCCCGCCTCGTGCCGAGTGGTCTCGTCTCGTAGAAGAGACATTTGAGTTCCATAATGCCGACCAGCCATTGGCCGATTTCGAAGTCCTTCGTACCGACATTGATGAGGTCGCAGACAAGGCCGAAACCATAGGGCAATGCATCGAGGGCGTAGCTGACCTTCTAATGAGCTCTGTAAGTGGGCTTCAGGATCTGTCCAAGTATCAGGTGATCATGCTGTGGCCTGTTACGGACGGCCGCAGAATCGCCTTGATCAACGGATTCAGCAACCCGCGAGATGGATACAAACTGGACTGGGGCGCCTTCTACCGGGAGCTCAACGACCTGGATAGGCGTACGCTTCCACTTTCACAGTTGAACCGGGCACGCCTATACTTTGACGTTCGATTGATTCCCATTGCAGCGGCGGACCTCCACAAGCTTTGCCACGATCTGACGAGCGACTCCGCCAAACTCCACAAGTCGTACCTAGATCGCTTCAGCAAGTCACACTTTGCTTCTATCGTCTCTGAAGCATGGGACCCGACGGCATATAGCACCATGAGAGAACGAGAAACGTCGAACCGGGCGAATGAAGCTCGAGACTGGTACTCGACAGTTACGACGAGCCCCACGGCGATCGGCAAGCGAATAGCGCGGGTATTTCAAGAGCTTGGCTACGAGGCAAAGCACGAGAAGGACGTCGTTTCAAAGCACAGCACCGTTCGGGCTGATGTCTTCTTGGAACGCCCCAATAGTCAACAGAACTCCGTCATCGTCGAACTGAAGGCGTTTGCCCCTTCGAACACAATGCCGTCAACCATAAAAGATGCGATCAAAACCACCTTGAAACGGCACGCCCAATTCGGCGGATTTTTGGGGCGTCAATGA